From a single Pieris rapae chromosome 17, ilPieRapa1.1, whole genome shotgun sequence genomic region:
- the LOC110992494 gene encoding protein penguin, with product MQKVKRKAAENGDSPAKKKKVQFDESKPDKVQDFNIKKGKGGFKKNEKKEFGKDKAMKPNKLHPKIQKEKPAFVKGKAFDKSKPSFSKTKPGFKKDFKGKISKDGDQKEKPKWSEMKKEKKTLRLERRKAKATVEIFEISHKAKLLSAQIQRKVVKQDFRDNSCNELHGLLKNQYKSIALTHDLSRVIQVLLKYGSEEIKKDITQEVMDIMVPMMQSKYAHHSVKRILKYGTDSIRHQVISKLYGNIVSLATHTISAPVLDFAYGEFASKKEKTYMQQEFYGDMYKNTKDDKVKTLSDTYKDSPEMKSAILQSCKANIQKILDKNLHDGELLHSVLYDYIRECSTEDRADLISTLSPLIVPLSNSMPGVNAASICVWQGTNKDKKNILKVVKEHVVPLSKHKTGYRLLIAIFDSVDDTVLVRKTIVSTMASNLKDIAKDHWGNMTLHWLVKPKDPAAFHPSFIKFLEEGLKSGTSKKDTEIRITELREAIMPDLQKHMVEDPEFWLSNKSALLLAIAVLSIESSQDVFEALVRVICRSDWKITVNDKEVLAIEDPGIHMCLKKLALLDKSDSKCKMGEAISECIQDETLEVWLPTNRGCFFLLKLIENNGETVANKLKKKISSHKNTLKKQSSEGAKLLLQSLGNK from the exons ATGCAAAAAGTTAAAAGAAAAGCAGCAGAAAATGGAGATTCCCCTGCTAAAAAGAAGAAGGTACAATTTGATGAATCAAAACCTGACAAGGtccaagattttaatattaaaaagggaAAGGgagggtttaaaaaaaatgagaaaaaaGAGTTTGGCAAAGATAAAGCTATGAAGCCAAATAAACTTCATCCAAAAATTCAAAAGGAAAAACCTGCATTTGTAAAAGGTAAAGCGTTTGATAAAAGCAAACCTAGTTTTAGCAAAACTAAACCTGgctttaaaaaagatttcaaAGGAAAAATTTCTAAAGATGGTGATCAAAAAGAAAAACCCAAGTGGTCAGAaatgaagaaagaaaaaaagactCTCAGATTAGAAAGACGCAAAGCAAAGGCAACAGTTGAGATCTTTGAAATTTCACATAAAGCAAAGTTGTTATCTGCTCAAATTCAGAG aAAAGTGGTTAAACAGGATTTTCGTGATAACTCATGTAATGAACTTCATGGATTGTTAAAGaatcaatataaatcaatagcTCTCACACATGATTTGAGTAGAGTTATTCAAGTACTACTCAAATATGGTtcagaagaaataaagaaggATATTACTCAAGAAGTAATGGATATTATGGTACCAATGATGCAGTCCAAATATGCTCATCATTCTGTTaagcgaattttaaaatatggtaCAGATAGTATTCGTCATCAAGTTATAAGTAAACTATATGGTAATATAGTGTCCTTAGCGACACATACTATAAGTGCCCCAGTTCTCGATTTTGCATATGGAGAATTTGCcagtaaaaaagaaaaaacttacaTGCAGCAGGAATTTTATGgagatatgtataaaaat ACAAAGGATGACAAAGTTAAAACTCTCAGTGACACATACAAAGACAGCCCAGAAATGAAGTCAGCAATACTGCAGTCTTGCAAAGCTAATATTCAGAAGATACTTGATAAAAATCTGCATGACGGAGA GTTATTACACTCAGTCCTATATGACTACATTAGGGAATGCTCAACTGAAGACAGAGCTGATTTGATTTCAACACTGAGTCCTCTAATAGTACCACTTAGTAACTCAATGCCGGGTGTCAATGCTGCTAGCATTTGTGTATGGCAAGGAACAAACAAGGATAAAAAG aatatattaaaagtagtcAAAGAACATGTAGTACCACTAAGCAAACATAAAACTGGCTACAGACTGCTCATTGCTATATTTGACTCAGTGGATGATACAGTTCTTGTCAGGAAAACTATTGTATCCACAATGGCTAGTAATCTAAAGGATATTGCCAAAGATCACTGGGGAAATATG ACCCTGCATTGGCTCGTGAAGCCCAAGGATCCAGCTGCTTTCCATCCAAGTTTTATCAAGTTTCTTGAAGAAGGATTGAAAAGTGGAACCTCCAAGAAAGATACTGAGATAAGAATAACTGAACTTCGTGAAGCAATTATGCCAGATTTGCAGAAACATATGGTTGAGGATCCTGAGTTTTGGCTGAGCAATAAATCAGCATTGCTGCTTGCTATAGCTGTGTTGTCTATCG AATCATCTCAAGATGTGTTTGAAGCACTAGTGCGTGTAATCTGTCGCTCAGATTGGAAGATAACAGTGAatgataaagaagttttagcAATAGAAGACCCAGGCATACACATGTGTTTGAAGAAACTGGCTCTTTTGGATAAATCAGACTCTAAATGCAAAATGGGAGAGGCAATAAGTGAATGCATACAAGATGAAACG CTTGAAGTCTGGCTTCCTACAAATAGGGGATGTTTCttcttattaaaacttatagaaAACAATGGTGAAACTGTAGCTAATAAgttaaagaagaaaatatcTTCACATAAGAATACCTTAAAGAAACAATCGTCAGAAGGCGCAAAGTTACTCTTACAGTCTTTGGGAAATAAATAg